From Microbacterium croceum, a single genomic window includes:
- a CDS encoding MarR family winged helix-turn-helix transcriptional regulator → MSQDGEVIHLETSLGYLLKEASSALRAAMEEVLRPLGMTVTHYSCLELLAQRPGLSNSELARGTFVTRQSMNVLLQALERDGSVTRATEAPVGKALPTRLTPLGEQKRQQASTAVRSVEVRMLSGMTEDEQSGARRALRSMIQSLRDPGDS, encoded by the coding sequence ATGAGTCAAGACGGAGAGGTCATCCACCTGGAGACATCGCTCGGCTATCTGCTGAAGGAGGCGTCAAGCGCTCTGCGGGCGGCGATGGAAGAGGTGCTGCGGCCGCTCGGGATGACGGTCACGCACTACTCGTGCCTGGAGCTGTTGGCCCAGCGTCCCGGCCTGTCGAACTCCGAGCTCGCGCGGGGCACCTTCGTGACGCGGCAGTCGATGAACGTGCTGCTGCAGGCGCTCGAACGGGACGGCTCCGTGACGCGGGCGACCGAGGCCCCGGTCGGCAAAGCGCTTCCCACGCGGCTGACCCCGCTCGGCGAGCAGAAGCGGCAGCAGGCGAGCACCGCGGTGCGCTCGGTCGAGGTGCGGATGCTCAGCGGCATGACGGAGGACGAGCAGTCGGGTGCCCGCCGGGCCCTCCGCAGCATGATCCAGTCGCTGCGCGACCCCGGCGACTCCTGA
- the moaA gene encoding GTP 3',8-cyclase MoaA: MTAVPVVIGVRAPQVGPAPATSMAGGLVDTYGRVHRDLRISLTDRCSLRCTYCMPEQGNEWLARTSILSTDEIVEVAEVAAALGIRTFRLTGGEPLLRTDIVEVVRRIARIEGEDGPVEVAMTTNGISLAPKLPALIDAGLTRLNISIDTVNRQRFADLTRRDRLDDVFEGIAAAAASSLRPLKLNAVAMRGVNDDELVELVEFAIGVGAQLRFIEQMPLDAGHTWDRASMVTREEILASLGERWTLDPVEGRGGAPAEKWRIDGGPHEVGVIASVTAPFCGACDRLRLTADGQLRNCLFSNAEYDLIGVLRGEGSVPGDRSGGIADMLRSCIHGKLPGHAINDPSFLQPARGMNAIGG, from the coding sequence ATGACCGCCGTGCCGGTCGTCATCGGGGTGCGCGCCCCGCAGGTCGGGCCTGCACCCGCCACCTCGATGGCCGGAGGCCTCGTCGACACGTACGGCCGGGTGCACCGCGACCTGCGCATCTCGCTCACCGATCGGTGCTCGCTGCGCTGCACGTACTGCATGCCCGAGCAGGGCAACGAGTGGCTCGCGCGCACCAGCATCCTCTCCACCGACGAGATCGTCGAGGTGGCGGAGGTGGCCGCTGCGCTCGGCATCCGCACCTTCCGGCTCACGGGGGGCGAACCGCTGCTGCGCACCGACATCGTCGAGGTCGTGCGTCGGATCGCGCGGATCGAGGGGGAGGACGGCCCCGTCGAGGTCGCGATGACGACCAACGGCATCAGCCTGGCCCCGAAGCTCCCCGCCCTGATCGACGCCGGACTCACGCGGCTGAACATCAGCATCGACACGGTGAACCGTCAGCGCTTCGCCGACCTGACCCGACGCGACCGCCTCGACGACGTGTTCGAGGGCATCGCCGCGGCCGCGGCCTCCTCGCTGCGGCCGCTCAAACTGAACGCCGTCGCGATGCGCGGTGTCAACGACGACGAGCTGGTCGAGCTGGTGGAGTTCGCGATCGGCGTCGGCGCGCAGCTGCGCTTCATCGAGCAGATGCCGCTGGATGCCGGGCACACCTGGGATCGCGCCTCGATGGTCACGCGCGAGGAGATCCTCGCCTCGCTGGGTGAGCGCTGGACGCTCGACCCCGTCGAAGGTCGCGGCGGCGCGCCGGCCGAGAAGTGGCGGATCGACGGCGGCCCGCACGAGGTCGGCGTGATCGCCTCGGTCACCGCGCCGTTCTGCGGGGCGTGCGACCGGCTGCGGCTGACCGCTGACGGACAGCTGCGCAACTGCCTGTTCTCCAACGCCGAGTACGACCTCATCGGGGTGCTGCGGGGCGAGGGCTCCGTGCCCGGCGACCGCTCGGGCGGGATCGCCGACATGCTGCGCTCGTGCATACACGGCAAGCTGCCAGGGCACGCGATCAACGACCCCTCGTTCCTGCAGCCGGCGCGCGGGATGAACGCGATCGGCGGCTGA
- a CDS encoding amidohydrolase, with the protein MTIDLEALYIDLHQHPELSFQETRTAGIAAAHLRDLGLEVHEGIGVTGVVGVLVNGDGPVVWVRADMDALPVGEQSGRPYASTATGIDPAGNTVPVMHACGHDMHVTAMIGAVEKLVAERADWTGTLVVLIQPAEEYGAGARAMLDGGLLDLVPKPDIVLGQHVTPLPAGTIGVRPGTQMAASDGLTVTLHGRGGHGSRPHSTIDPIVMAAATVMRLQTIASREVDPRDVAVVTVGSIHAGLKNNIIPAEAKLELSLRYPNDEMRDKVLASVERIVRAEAAASGAEKEPEIRTDHTLPPTINDDEATARVTTALQRVLGEASVIDPGMFTGSEDVSWFARDTGAPLVFWFWGGVDPATFAAAMAAGTLDKDIPTNHSPYFAPEIHPTIEVGVTALSAAAREFLG; encoded by the coding sequence ATGACGATCGATCTCGAAGCGCTCTACATCGACCTGCATCAGCACCCCGAGCTCTCCTTCCAGGAGACCCGCACCGCCGGCATCGCCGCCGCGCATCTGCGGGATCTGGGCCTGGAGGTGCACGAAGGCATCGGCGTCACCGGCGTCGTGGGCGTGCTCGTCAACGGCGACGGACCGGTCGTCTGGGTGCGCGCCGACATGGATGCGCTCCCCGTCGGCGAGCAGAGCGGTCGCCCCTACGCCAGCACCGCGACCGGCATCGACCCGGCGGGCAACACCGTCCCCGTCATGCACGCGTGCGGACACGACATGCACGTGACCGCGATGATCGGCGCGGTCGAGAAGCTGGTCGCCGAGCGCGCCGACTGGACGGGCACCCTGGTCGTGCTCATCCAGCCGGCCGAGGAGTACGGGGCCGGGGCGCGGGCGATGCTCGACGGCGGCCTGCTCGACCTGGTCCCGAAGCCCGACATCGTGCTCGGCCAGCACGTCACCCCGCTCCCGGCCGGCACGATCGGCGTGCGACCGGGAACGCAGATGGCAGCCTCCGACGGACTGACCGTCACGCTCCACGGCCGCGGCGGGCACGGCTCGCGGCCGCACTCCACGATCGATCCGATCGTCATGGCCGCGGCGACCGTCATGCGCCTGCAGACCATCGCCTCGCGCGAGGTCGACCCCCGCGACGTCGCCGTCGTGACGGTCGGCTCGATCCACGCGGGACTCAAGAACAACATCATCCCCGCCGAGGCCAAGCTCGAGCTCAGCCTGCGCTACCCCAACGACGAGATGCGCGACAAGGTGCTCGCGAGCGTCGAGCGCATCGTGCGGGCGGAGGCCGCGGCATCCGGCGCCGAGAAGGAACCCGAGATCCGCACCGACCACACCCTGCCTCCGACGATCAACGACGACGAGGCCACGGCCCGCGTGACGACGGCGCTGCAGCGCGTGCTGGGTGAGGCGTCCGTGATCGACCCCGGCATGTTCACGGGCAGCGAGGACGTGTCGTGGTTCGCGCGCGACACCGGCGCCCCGCTGGTGTTCTGGTTCTGGGGCGGCGTCGACCCGGCGACCTTCGCCGCAGCGATGGCGGCGGGCACGCTCGACAAGGACATCCCGACGAACCACTCCCCGTACTTCGCGCCGGAGATCCACCCGACGATCGAGGTCGGCGTGACCGCCCTGTCGGCGGCGGCGCGCGAGTTCCTCGGCTGA
- the modB gene encoding molybdate ABC transporter permease subunit, with amino-acid sequence MSAAGARGYAPRALAIPALVGLAFLIVPLTALVARVQWSTFLADVTSEVALSALGLSLGTGLVATVLCIIVGVPLALFIARSGPRLAAVLRAVVTVPLVLPPMVGGVALLYLFGRAGWLGGLGLSFSTPAVVLAQTFVALPFLVLAVEGAVRTSGVEYERTAAALGAGRWTILRRITLPLAAPGIVAGVVLCFARAIGEFGATALFAGNRPGVTQTMPLAIYTAFNGAGVSQGTAVALALLLLAAAIVVLLLVRGWRPGAAR; translated from the coding sequence GTGAGCGCGGCCGGGGCGCGTGGCTACGCTCCGCGTGCGCTCGCCATCCCCGCCCTGGTCGGACTGGCCTTCCTGATCGTGCCGCTGACCGCACTCGTCGCGCGGGTGCAATGGTCGACCTTCCTCGCCGACGTGACATCCGAGGTCGCGCTCTCGGCGCTCGGGCTCTCGCTCGGAACCGGGCTGGTGGCCACCGTGCTGTGCATCATCGTGGGGGTGCCGCTCGCGCTGTTCATCGCGCGATCGGGGCCGCGTCTGGCCGCCGTGCTGCGGGCTGTCGTCACGGTGCCGCTCGTGCTGCCGCCGATGGTGGGGGGCGTCGCGTTGTTGTACCTGTTCGGCCGCGCGGGCTGGCTCGGCGGGCTGGGGCTCTCCTTCAGCACACCCGCGGTCGTGCTCGCGCAGACCTTCGTCGCCCTGCCGTTCCTGGTGCTGGCCGTCGAAGGTGCGGTGCGCACCTCGGGCGTGGAGTACGAGCGCACGGCCGCCGCACTCGGCGCCGGTCGCTGGACGATCCTGCGTCGCATCACCCTGCCCCTCGCTGCCCCCGGCATCGTCGCCGGCGTCGTGCTGTGCTTCGCCAGGGCCATCGGGGAGTTCGGGGCGACCGCTCTGTTCGCCGGCAATCGGCCGGGGGTCACCCAGACCATGCCCCTCGCGATCTACACCGCCTTCAACGGCGCCGGAGTGTCGCAGGGCACGGCGGTCGCGCTCGCCCTGCTGCTGCTCGCCGCCGCGATCGTGGTGCTGCTGCTCGTACGCGGCTGGCGACCGGGGGCGGCGCGATGA
- a CDS encoding TOBE domain-containing protein encodes MQTYRIARAAQLLGVSDDTVRRWIDQGLLPVTDAVPAEIPGDAIAARAVAVAEEAAIAGDALSSARNRFIGIVTRVQIEGLMAQVDIQSGPHRVVSLMSAEAARELQLEVGSLAAASVKATQVVVEVPKG; translated from the coding sequence ATGCAGACCTATCGGATCGCCCGTGCCGCCCAACTTCTGGGCGTGAGCGACGACACCGTGCGGCGCTGGATCGACCAGGGTCTGCTGCCCGTGACCGACGCCGTGCCGGCGGAGATCCCCGGCGATGCGATCGCGGCGCGGGCCGTGGCCGTCGCGGAGGAGGCGGCGATCGCCGGAGACGCGCTCTCCAGCGCGCGCAACCGCTTCATCGGGATCGTGACCCGCGTGCAGATCGAGGGGCTGATGGCGCAGGTCGACATCCAGTCCGGACCGCATCGCGTGGTCTCGCTCATGTCGGCAGAGGCCGCGCGGGAGCTGCAGCTCGAGGTCGGCTCGCTCGCCGCCGCATCCGTCAAGGCGACCCAGGTCGTCGTCGAAGTCCCGAAGGGCTGA
- a CDS encoding VOC family protein, with protein MPVTGPDFLSLQARDLAGSQAFYEKYLGLVRSPAGPPHAVVFQTTPIAFALRDVVPGTDLDSAAQPGIGAAIWLHATGVQEIHDALVADGHTIVSAPIDGPFGRTFTFADPDGYQITLHDRA; from the coding sequence ATGCCCGTCACCGGTCCCGACTTCCTCTCCCTCCAGGCACGCGACCTCGCCGGATCCCAGGCCTTCTACGAGAAGTACCTCGGTCTCGTCCGCTCGCCCGCCGGCCCGCCGCACGCGGTGGTGTTCCAGACCACGCCGATCGCCTTCGCCCTGCGCGACGTCGTTCCCGGCACCGACCTCGACTCCGCGGCGCAGCCCGGCATCGGGGCGGCGATCTGGCTGCACGCCACCGGGGTGCAGGAGATCCACGATGCGCTGGTCGCCGACGGACACACGATCGTGTCGGCACCGATCGACGGCCCTTTCGGCCGCACGTTCACGTTCGCCGACCCGGACGGCTACCAGATCACGCTGCACGACCGCGCCTGA
- a CDS encoding lipase family alpha/beta hydrolase: MSEAVVLVSGGAAVTPFTDPDRASGSGLAAGNTLTALRAHLLARGAAVFTAPARLGPGEVREDSGWQGFADVPVVLPAEMTVNAVGGIDEGGARLAAFLRWLGEEYHCARIDLVAHSMGGLFSRAAIRELGDAGPSVTRLVTLGTPWDGSLLGDVLSDEVSVVDAHGDAATTQILERSRSYAAENSQGAADQVSRRFLREWNATQAGVLDAVTVTAVGAGHFRAASEPRQLWPHDGLVSQQSARADEVPVEVLPHVARRTFDHDVHSIFFADAFDLPWERALTWDPDVFAVVDDALQA; this comes from the coding sequence ATGTCCGAAGCCGTCGTCCTCGTGTCCGGTGGCGCCGCCGTGACACCGTTCACGGATCCCGACCGCGCCAGCGGCTCCGGCCTCGCCGCCGGGAACACGCTCACCGCGCTCCGTGCCCATCTGCTCGCCCGCGGCGCGGCGGTCTTCACGGCACCCGCGCGTCTCGGCCCCGGAGAGGTCAGGGAGGACTCCGGCTGGCAGGGGTTCGCCGACGTGCCTGTCGTGCTGCCCGCCGAGATGACTGTCAACGCGGTCGGCGGAATCGACGAGGGCGGCGCCCGCCTGGCTGCTTTCCTGCGGTGGCTCGGCGAGGAGTACCACTGTGCCCGCATCGACCTCGTCGCCCACTCGATGGGCGGTCTGTTCTCCCGTGCCGCGATCCGCGAGCTGGGTGACGCGGGCCCCTCGGTGACGCGTCTGGTCACCCTCGGCACGCCCTGGGACGGCTCGCTGCTCGGCGACGTGCTCTCGGATGAGGTCTCCGTTGTCGATGCCCACGGCGATGCCGCGACGACCCAGATCCTGGAACGGTCGCGCAGCTACGCGGCCGAGAACTCGCAGGGCGCCGCCGACCAGGTCTCGCGGCGCTTCCTGCGCGAATGGAACGCGACCCAGGCGGGGGTGCTCGACGCGGTGACCGTCACGGCGGTGGGTGCCGGTCACTTCCGCGCGGCCTCCGAACCGCGCCAGCTGTGGCCGCACGACGGGCTCGTCTCGCAGCAGAGCGCGCGCGCAGACGAGGTTCCGGTCGAGGTGCTCCCCCACGTCGCCCGCCGCACGTTCGACCACGACGTGCACAGCATCTTCTTCGCGGATGCCTTCGACCTGCCCTGGGAACGAGCACTCACCTGGGACCCCGACGTGTTCGCCGTCGTCGACGACGCGCTCCAGGCCTGA
- a CDS encoding sulfate/molybdate ABC transporter ATP-binding protein — protein MSAGGVDARTPGLRAHVVVAREHFAVDVEVEVAAGETIAVMGPSGAGKSTLLQALAGLEPLTAGEIAIEGRIVDRAAAPRVQTPPMNRGIVLLSQEPRLFPHLSVRENVAFGPRAGGADAPTARDSADEWLVRVGLPGAGDRMPRELSGGEGQRVAVARALAASPRAVLLDEPLVALDPETAGEIRRMLRDQLAGVTTIAVTHDAADAVALAERLLIVEAGRVTQSGPVREVLAAPASGFVASIAGVNRVLGVADDGAWRSGEVRLRSADAASTARAAATGAPLAAVFRPHAVRLVDPDAAGSWRSRIIRLEPTLAGMRVHTALCQVDVALPDAAGLAPGDELHLQVDPADVRFVAVG, from the coding sequence ATGAGCGCCGGGGGCGTCGATGCCCGCACGCCGGGCCTGCGGGCGCACGTCGTGGTCGCCCGCGAGCACTTCGCCGTCGACGTGGAGGTGGAGGTCGCGGCCGGCGAGACCATCGCGGTCATGGGCCCGAGCGGCGCCGGCAAGTCGACCCTGCTGCAGGCGCTGGCCGGACTCGAGCCGTTGACGGCCGGCGAGATCGCGATCGAGGGGCGGATCGTGGACCGCGCTGCTGCTCCGCGCGTGCAGACCCCGCCGATGAATCGCGGCATCGTGCTGCTGAGCCAGGAGCCGCGGCTGTTCCCGCACCTGTCCGTGCGGGAGAACGTGGCCTTCGGCCCCCGCGCCGGTGGTGCCGATGCCCCGACGGCGCGCGACTCCGCGGACGAGTGGCTCGTGCGCGTCGGGCTCCCCGGAGCGGGGGACCGCATGCCGCGGGAACTCTCCGGCGGCGAAGGCCAGCGCGTCGCGGTTGCTCGGGCGCTCGCCGCATCGCCCCGCGCCGTGCTGCTGGACGAACCGCTCGTCGCCCTCGACCCGGAGACGGCAGGCGAGATCCGGCGGATGCTGCGCGACCAGCTCGCCGGAGTGACGACGATCGCGGTGACGCATGACGCGGCCGATGCGGTCGCTCTCGCCGAGCGGCTGCTCATCGTCGAGGCGGGCCGCGTCACGCAGAGCGGACCCGTGCGCGAGGTGCTGGCGGCTCCGGCATCCGGTTTCGTCGCCTCGATCGCGGGTGTCAACCGGGTCCTCGGTGTCGCCGACGATGGAGCGTGGCGCAGTGGCGAGGTGCGACTGCGCAGTGCGGATGCCGCGTCGACCGCGCGGGCGGCGGCGACAGGTGCGCCGCTTGCTGCCGTGTTCCGCCCGCATGCCGTGCGCCTCGTGGATCCGGACGCGGCCGGGTCCTGGCGTAGCCGCATCATCCGGCTCGAGCCCACGCTCGCGGGCATGCGCGTGCACACCGCGCTCTGTCAGGTCGATGTCGCCCTGCCGGATGCCGCGGGTCTCGCGCCGGGCGATGAGCTGCACCTGCAGGTCGACCCCGCGGATGTGCGGTTCGTCGCGGTCGGGTGA
- the modA gene encoding molybdate ABC transporter substrate-binding protein, whose protein sequence is MNRTLRRPALVVLAAALLALTGCANAAESASSPSASTGESAVSGDLTVYAAASLTGAFDAIGEAFVAEHPDVTFSPVYDGSSTLVTQILEGAPADVFASADEANMDKAADVAVDPVLFASNTLVIAVPVGNPGGVKAVSDLAEVTTVLCAPEVPCGAASATLLTAAGVTVEAASLEQNVTAVLTKVAASEADAGLVYATDVIGRDDVEVIVPDGADDVVNHYPIAALSDAPNPDAADAFVAFVRSDAGQEILADFGFGTP, encoded by the coding sequence ATGAACCGCACGCTCCGCCGCCCCGCCCTTGTCGTGCTCGCCGCAGCACTGCTCGCCCTCACCGGCTGCGCGAATGCCGCCGAATCGGCCTCGTCGCCATCCGCCTCCACCGGTGAGAGCGCCGTGAGCGGCGACCTCACCGTCTACGCCGCCGCATCGCTCACGGGAGCGTTCGACGCGATCGGTGAGGCCTTCGTCGCGGAGCACCCGGACGTGACGTTCAGCCCGGTGTACGACGGCTCGTCGACGCTGGTCACGCAGATCCTCGAAGGGGCGCCGGCCGACGTGTTCGCCTCGGCGGACGAGGCGAACATGGACAAGGCGGCGGATGTCGCGGTCGACCCCGTCCTGTTCGCCTCGAACACCCTCGTGATCGCGGTGCCGGTCGGCAACCCCGGCGGTGTGAAGGCGGTCTCCGATCTGGCCGAGGTGACCACGGTGCTGTGCGCGCCCGAAGTGCCCTGTGGCGCCGCATCCGCGACGCTCCTCACTGCGGCGGGGGTCACGGTCGAGGCCGCGAGTCTCGAGCAGAACGTGACCGCCGTGCTGACCAAGGTCGCCGCCTCCGAAGCCGATGCCGGTCTCGTGTACGCGACCGACGTGATCGGTCGCGACGACGTCGAGGTCATCGTGCCCGACGGTGCCGACGACGTCGTCAACCACTACCCGATCGCCGCGCTCTCCGACGCTCCGAACCCCGATGCCGCCGATGCCTTCGTGGCGTTCGTGCGGTCGGATGCGGGGCAGGAGATCCTGGCGGATTTCGGGTTCGGGACGCCGTGA